CTTTAATTGCTTCACGAGCTGGTCCTAGGTATTTACGTGGATCATATACTTCAGCATCTGCTGCTAGTACTTCACGAACAGCTTTTGCAGAAGAAATTTGGTTTTCTGT
This window of the Priestia filamentosa genome carries:
- a CDS encoding class II fructose-bisphosphate aldolase, which translates into the protein TENQISSAKAVREVLAADAEVYDPRKYLGPAREAIKETVIGKMREFGSSNKA